The window CGTCGATGATCTTTTCGTCGGCCAATTCCTCGGCCGTGACTCCGATATCGTCTTTGATTATCGCCAGAAGGTCACCAGGTCCTTCCAGTACCTCCAAGGCGATTATTACATTGCGCCTCTCTTCATGGTATGATCATATTATGCTCCTGTAAGCTCTGAGTCACATTGTTATCTGTTTCATACTGCTTGTAAATGTGAATTGAATTGCATTTGCATTGCTTTTTGCCAGTATCGATCAATGTGAATGTTGTACAGTATGTTATGTGTTAGAGTTGATATGATTGGTCTTTTAGTTTGATTAATTGTTGAACCTGTAATGAGTATCTGGTAAGTTATTTTATGTTTTCCTTCTTTTTGACAGGATAAAGTCGGTAAGTTCTACGAAACTGGGCAAAAGGTTATGTATTATCTGCAATGATTCAGGTCAAACCAGTAAGAAAACTTGGTAAAATTCATTGTGAGGTTTTCCTCCTTCGTGTGAATGGAACTATTTTCTTTCGCTGAGATTTGGTATCCATTTCATATATGTTTCGACCCTCTCTATTTCTTCCCTGAATTGACAAGTTACCATGCAATTCATTTGATATACCTCACAACTTGGGCACCAAATGCAAGATAATAAAGAGATGAATTTATTTGGAGAATGTAATGCTACCTATAGGGCGGTTGATGAAATAAATTAAAGAATCGTCGTTTTCCTCGTTCACACTTGAAATGCCATCGTTTAGATGGTTTGCACTAGATGACTTGTTCTTTCTTGGAATGAACTTGTTATTGATGCTTTTGTTCGTTCAATATTTGACTGTTATGTTTTATGCATCCCTTCAGTGTCACCCTTATTTATTACTTATTAGTATTTAATATAATCTAATATGTGGTTTTTGTTAAGTGCAGTATGCCATATGACGAAGAACTATCTTGCTCCTATTCTTAATACGAAAGTTCCTTTGATCCTAGGTATATGAAACCACACCAACTGTTTACTGGTTCTTGCTAGTCTTAAATAACTTCTAGATTTTTTGCAACAATGGAGATGCCACACCAACTGTTTACTACTATTCTCAATAATAAAGGCCAAAGGATGGAGATGCCCTTATTGCAAGAATTCTTATTGAACTTTTTAAGATTTTTTTTTTCCACCGGTATAGTTCAGTTTATATGTATTCTGTGTTTTTCTTACAAACTGTACAGTCTATACTGGCTCTAAGTTGGTATGACCGAAGTCTTATTCATCCTAGCTGGTAAAAATATGGTCTAACTTGTTATTTTCGGCTGCTTTAACCATCTTTTTTAAATCTTCTATGTTCTGAATCAGCTTTAGTGTCCTGAATGTAGCATTATAAGGGATTCTAGTCTCACGTGGTTAAATATTTATATACTCATTTGAAACTAAAGCATTTTATATCACAGGCATTTGGGGAGGAAAAGGCCAAGGAAAGTCATTTCAGACTGAACTTATATTTCAAGCTATGGGAGTTGAACCTGTAATTATGTCTGCTGGGGAATTAGAATCAGAGAGAGCTGGTAAGATACTACAGTTCTCTTTATAAACTTTTCTGAATGAAGTTATCATGTTTGCAATGCTAAAATGTATCATATGTTTGTGTGTGTGTGTAACGTAACTTCCAGTAGTTGTGTAATTATTCTCCATTCTACTTATGTTGAATTACTTATATTCCTTATATAATCAAAATCTCTATCACAGGGGAACCAGGAAAATTGATACGGGAGCGCTATAGGACAGCTTCCCAAGTTGTCCAGAACCAAGTTAGAAGCTCTACAACTTTCACTGTTAATATATGTATGTCTTGGGTTATGAAGTTAAAATGTGCTGTTTGACTGCTATGCAAGATATTTAATTTGTCTTGTTTCTTCCGGTTACTGATCTACCTGCATCTGGTTCAACCTTTTTTTTCCATATTGTGGTCTGTGAAGGCTTTGTATGACTTATTGCAGTTCTGTGTATGAGAGAGCATAGCATGGTCTCTGAAAATAGGAACTGATTTGCTTGCAAATAATTAAAGAAAGCACATGAGCAAAGCCTATTTAGCTTGTTTTATAACTCAACATACTTGCTAAGTAATCTAAAGTTTCACTTCTCTTATTTACTCGCTTCATATACATGTGTACATGTCTGGTAGAATCTTCTTTAAGTCTTTTGAATTGTAACAAGATGCTCCGCGGAAATAAAACTGTGGAACTGTTTTTAAACTTGTGATTCCTTGTCTGCGTGATTATGTCATTGAAGTTGCAGAATTTGAAAATACCTGCAATGAATGTAGGCAGATTTTATGTAGGGCTTTCATGTCTGCTCCTTTTTCTTCCCTGTTGATGCTAAGTTATGTTATCAACAACTGTCTTTATGTTACTAAATCTCACCTCTTAAGTGTTTACCTCAAATGATGAAGAAGATCACTTAAGGTAAGATGTCATTGACAAAAATGGAAGGCTGTGCTTCCCACACAGTATTGAAACTGCCATCTACCATGGTACAATTAATTAATTCATCGAAGACAACATGACAACATTCGTTACTACATTTATATGTTCCGATCAGGGCATTAACTATTGTCAGAGAATTGATGGATGCTCCTTTCCTACTATCTTTTTAGATATTTTATGCAGCTTTTGCTTTTCTCGACTACCTTAGGGAAAGATGAGCTGTTTGATGATCAATGACATTGATGCTGGCCTTGGTAGATTTGGTGAGCATTGTTTGATTTAGACTGTATAACTTGAAATGATAGAAAGACAGTCTTCGAATATGAACCGGCACGCACCGACCAGCTTTTGCTTTTTTTTTTTTTGTCTTTCGCTTTTGTAGATAAGTATATGTAATTTTGTGTGGTCTTATATCTTTACGGTACTAGTTATCAGGCCCAAATTATTGAATTGACCTTCTCTAATTTTTCGTCTTTATATGTTTTAACTGAAATGCACTGTTGCCTATTCTGTTGTAGGAAACACTCAGATGACAGTCAATAATCAAATTGTTGTTGGAACTTTGATGAATCTATGTGATAATCCTACAAGAGTTAGTATTGGACAAGAATGGCGAGACTCTGATATCACAAATAGAGTTCCTGTCATTGTTACAGGAAATGATTTTTCAAAGATTTATGCTCCCTTAATCCGTGATGGAAGGATGGAAAAGTTTTACTGGTATGTGATTATTTGATAAATTATGTACTTATTTGATTTTACATCACTCCTTTAAGATTAATACACACGCCCCTTTTCCAATTACAAGTAGTTTGTTAAAGAATCAGTTGTCTTGACTCTTGACAGCATGAATAGCTGTCAATCTTATCTTTTACTGATGTAACTTCTTCCCTGAACATTGTTTTTGTGAACCATACACTGAACAACAAGAGCATAATAGGGACTGAGCTATGCCATCTGTTTGTGGAACAGGCAACCTAACCGTGAGGATATCATTAACATTGTTAACAGAATGTATGAGAAAGATGGCATATCCAGGGATGAAGTTGTAAGTATAGTGGACACTTTTCCTAACCAAGGTATCACTCTGCTCTCTTTTCCTCTGTGAACTGTCCAATTTATAGAATGTTATCATATGGGGAAAACAATCTCAGGAAATGCTAGTCTATGGGCTGTGGTTCTTTTTTATTTTTAACTTTTTTTTTTCTTTGGACCTAGCTACGTCTATATGTTATCTTTTTAATAATTAGTTCATCTTGATGCCTTTTAGTTATAAACACTAACAAATACTAATAGATTATGTGAGAGGAATAGAAGACACTCCTCTCACGTCATTGTCATAGGCAAGTTTTTTTTTTTTTAAAAAAAAAGATTTTTGCATGTCATATATTTATAGTTGTCTGTTTTCTACTACTGTGCAGCACTGGATTTCTATGGAGCTCTACGGTCTCGAACATATGACAGATCAATTTTAAAGGTATTTTTTAGTCATTGTCTCGACTGAAGGAAAGATTCAATCTAAACATATCCTAGACCCTTTTTAGCTAATTTCAAATATGCGCAAAGGTAGCAAAGTTTTTTTTTTTTTTTTGGTAACCAATTGAATCATATATAGCATGGTTCTGACATATTGGCATTTAGAATTTATATAGCAAGGTCTGTACTATAATATAACTAGGAAATTAATGCTCACAAAAGAAGATATGGATTTGTGTAGATCAAGAAGTTGCATAGAAATCCTTTTTACTTTTTCTTTAGTTTTACGTGGTTGTAATAATTTCACTATTAAGAATCTGGAAGATACTCTAGCTTCTGGGCCTCTCTTTTCAAATGAATGAGGGCAAAATCATGTTTAGACAATAGACATACTCCAACACAGAACTCTCCACAAAAGGTTCTGAACTACAAATGTTTATAGAGGGCATATGTCTCCTTAATTAGTGTGGTTGACTGTCACATCATTGTCGGCTGACGAATTGTCAATCACCTGGGAAGTTTGAGCTTTCTGGGGTCTACAGTTAGCTGCCTGCCCAAGATAATCAACATAAGTGACTTGGTTGACCACTCTCAGTGGCAAGTTGTGACAGTGAACTGGGAAAGCTAAAATAGCAGCTGCTGCAACATTGGTCTAATAACCCAACTATAGTTCATATTTATCAGTAAGCTGGGATCATGTGTCATGACTGTTAATCCAAATCTTGTTGACCCCCTAATATTGTTCTGCTAGATTTATGCAGATCATTGAGACTTACCTAAAACCAGAAGAGTTTATGAACTGCACCTAACTTGATGTCTCCATTATTCCTTATTCTTTTAGGCTGCATGCCTAGTTTGTTGTTGAATAACCATTAATCAAAGAAATAAATACTAATTTTCTTGACTATCGGAGAATCGGCCTAACCTGAAATTTGTAAGCCAGTAGTTGCATAATTTCTATTAGAAAACAAGTTTTTGAATTTAATGAAATCTTATTTATAATCTATTGATTATAATTTCCTTTTTGAAAAGGGGGTTTATTGTCTGTTTTATAAAAAGGAAAACAAACAAAATAACAGTAGATCTAAGTTCTAACAGATCAAGTCTTTTAATTTTTGAGTTAAAGAGATGCATGAGTATCTTTCTTAGAATTTTGGTATTATATAAGAGAGTTCTTTTTGTGAATTTGATTATCACATCTGTTGGCTAACTGGTTTTCATTTTCTTCAGTGGGTTGATGATATTGGTGGTGTTGAAAGTCTTGGAAACCAACTTTTGAAGCGGAGAAAGGATGACAATCTTCCTGTATATACTGCCCCAAAGGTACCTTGGTCCATTATAGAAGTGTTTTCTTTTCGAAACCAGCTATCTGTTTAACGAGTTTTGGCATTTCAGCAAACTGGTCATCTCCTGTTAATATTTTAGGCAAAATCTAAATAGATTAAACTATAGTGCAACTACTATCACTGGTACCAAAAGCTTCCAAACAGAATAGATTGAACAAATAGTATTCCTCAGCTCCAAACAAATATCATGCCTTTTTTTTTAGTCCCTATAATGTCTCTCTTTCTTTCTTTCTTTTTTCAAGTGCACTTCATGAAGTTATGGTCGTTTATATCTCATAAGTAGCCGGAAGTCTGTTAGAGATTTTGTCTCTTAAGCCACTATTTTATTTTATTTTTGTTTTTGTGGTTCAAAAATAATTTGGTTTGTTCGAACTCTCTATAGTAGATGGGGTCACCATATGAGTAATTTATCTCTTCTATTGTACAGCAAACTGTGGAGGCTTTGCTTGAATCCGGGTATTCTCTACTGAAAGAACAGCAATTGGTAATGGAGAGCAAACTCTCAAAGGAATACATGAAGAACATGGATGATTAGAACTTGGGGTATCATATGATATGTATTATCATTCATGAGTGGGATGCTCTTTGTGCATAAACTGTAATATTCCAAGCGCCATTTTTAAGCAAGACTGCAGATATTTCACAGTTATGTTCCTTTTAAAAGTACTGTTGGCAGAATTTCAATTCTGTTAGGGAATAATGGTTCTGTAGGATCTATACCTAGCATCTTTAGCAGTTTGGTAAAGCCCCATGGAGATCAATTTGGATCCGCATATAGTCGTACAGTTGTAATGTAATTTTTTTTTCTTTTTTTTCTTTTTTCGTGGAATGAATCCCCTAATACAAGTTCAAGTTAAAGAAGTCAAATCGTCATCG of the Fragaria vesca subsp. vesca linkage group LG6, FraVesHawaii_1.0, whole genome shotgun sequence genome contains:
- the LOC101303256 gene encoding ribulose bisphosphate carboxylase/oxygenase activase, chloroplastic-like — its product is MTLCNSFLLKTPIFPPHSHYFPPQFPTKPIFSLSCSANPSSSSDDNATNGGGEPKTKKKLSDQSSWEAEDSSGEDYLYRLGKEADNMNIAVGARAGVVDDLFVGQFLGRDSDIVFDYRQKVTRSFQYLQGDYYIAPLFMDKVVCHMTKNYLAPILNTKVPLILGIWGGKGQGKSFQTELIFQAMGVEPVIMSAGELESERAGEPGKLIRERYRTASQVVQNQGKMSCLMINDIDAGLGRFGNTQMTVNNQIVVGTLMNLCDNPTRVSIGQEWRDSDITNRVPVIVTGNDFSKIYAPLIRDGRMEKFYWQPNREDIINIVNRMYEKDGISRDEVVSIVDTFPNQALDFYGALRSRTYDRSILKWVDDIGGVESLGNQLLKRRKDDNLPVYTAPKQTVEALLESGYSLLKEQQLVMESKLSKEYMKNMDD